In the genome of Polaribacter atrinae, one region contains:
- a CDS encoding esterase family protein has protein sequence MENLFFMKREYHKWYSPNLEKEMELLVFGHAGTKVLFFPPRMGRFFDYENWKIIAALEQKILKGKLQIFCVDSVDLESFYNSFKDPGYRIYRHIQYENYVIEEVLPLANSINSSKNVTSAGCSLGAYHAVNIAMRHPILFTKVVGMSGRYDLTKSNGCFNDLLSGFHNEFVYFNMPNQYLKNLDDTNLIEQLSKMDIILAIGKDDSFLESNYKLSNILQEKGILHHLFQWQEEAHKACYWRTMVDIYF, from the coding sequence ATGGAAAATTTATTTTTCATGAAAAGAGAATATCATAAATGGTATAGTCCGAATCTTGAAAAAGAAATGGAACTTCTTGTATTTGGACATGCGGGCACAAAAGTGTTATTTTTTCCTCCGAGAATGGGGCGCTTTTTCGATTATGAAAATTGGAAAATTATTGCTGCTTTAGAACAAAAAATCTTAAAAGGAAAATTACAAATATTTTGTGTAGATAGTGTAGACTTAGAATCTTTTTATAATAGTTTTAAAGATCCAGGGTATCGAATCTATAGACACATTCAGTATGAAAATTATGTTATTGAAGAAGTATTACCACTTGCCAACTCAATTAACTCAAGTAAAAATGTTACTTCTGCAGGTTGTAGTTTAGGTGCATATCACGCTGTAAATATAGCCATGCGCCATCCAATCTTGTTTACTAAAGTTGTAGGTATGAGTGGTCGTTATGATTTAACAAAGTCTAATGGTTGCTTTAATGATTTGTTAAGCGGATTTCATAATGAATTTGTGTATTTTAATATGCCTAATCAATATCTAAAAAATTTAGATGACACGAATTTAATTGAGCAATTGAGTAAAATGGATATTATATTGGCCATCGGAAAAGATGATTCTTTTTTAGAAAGCAATTATAAATTATCTAACATTTTACAAGAAAAAGGGATTCTACACCACTTATTTCAATGGCAAGAAGAAGCGCATAAAGCATGTTATTGGCGAACAATGGTAGATATTTATTTTTAA
- a CDS encoding alpha/beta hydrolase — protein MKKHLLFFLVLFAVYNSFSQSEIVEIWDVVPNSKTTEEQEVITLDPIKKISLVKTPTLEIYLPSKKNRRDKSVIIFPGGGYSSLAYDWEGSDIAKWFNSKGITAFILKYRLPNPELQITQHNAPLQDAQRAIRWVRLNAEKWNISPNKIGIIGFSAGGHLAATLGTQYNTPNNFKEQAVDTISARPNFMALIYPVITMQDNYTHKGSRNKLLGKNPTILLKDTYSNELHVTQNTPPTFLVHSADDSAVPIENSLNFYKALKDNSINVEMHLYPYGKHGYSLALNKGYLQKWPNLLYDWLDNLSLDKTAEKQPKK, from the coding sequence ATGAAAAAGCACCTCTTATTTTTTTTAGTCCTATTTGCTGTCTATAATTCTTTTTCACAAAGTGAAATTGTAGAAATTTGGGATGTTGTTCCCAATAGTAAAACGACCGAAGAACAAGAGGTGATTACCTTAGACCCTATCAAAAAAATATCTTTAGTAAAAACACCTACTTTAGAAATATACCTACCATCAAAAAAAAACAGGCGAGACAAATCTGTCATTATTTTTCCTGGAGGTGGTTATAGTTCTTTAGCATATGATTGGGAAGGGTCTGATATTGCCAAATGGTTTAATAGTAAAGGGATAACAGCATTTATATTAAAATACAGATTACCAAATCCAGAATTGCAAATAACACAACACAATGCGCCTTTACAAGATGCACAAAGAGCAATAAGATGGGTACGATTAAATGCTGAAAAATGGAATATTAGTCCTAATAAAATTGGTATAATTGGTTTTTCTGCAGGCGGACATTTAGCAGCTACTTTAGGCACTCAGTATAATACACCTAATAATTTTAAAGAACAAGCTGTAGACACCATTTCTGCAAGACCAAATTTTATGGCTTTAATTTATCCTGTAATTACCATGCAAGATAATTACACGCATAAGGGATCTAGAAATAAATTATTAGGCAAAAACCCTACTATTCTATTAAAGGATACATATTCTAATGAACTACATGTAACCCAAAATACTCCTCCTACATTTTTAGTGCATTCTGCCGATGATTCTGCTGTACCTATAGAAAACAGTTTAAACTTTTACAAAGCTCTTAAAGATAACAGTATTAATGTAGAAATGCATCTTTATCCGTATGGAAAACATGGTTATTCTTTAGCCCTTAATAAAGGGTATTTACAAAAATGGCCAAATCTACTATATGATTGGTTAGACAATTTATCTTTGGATAAAACAGCTGAAAAACAACCTAAAAAATAG
- the proB gene encoding glutamate 5-kinase, with product MQKKKRILLKIGSNTLTKETDNISRGKIEDIASQIAKLQDTCEFIIVSSGAIAVAKQFVKLESKQEEVFVKQALASIGQPHLIRIYQEIFREYGLLSSQCLLSYSDFEKQQSKTNIVNTINVLVNNNYIPIINENDTVATDEIQFGDNDKLAALTATLLHVDLLIIATNTNGIYTKESFKNNSPETILVVEDFDHLKDEVVNSKSSHGSGGMASKIEAAELAKNANIETWIVNGLEDDFITNAFDNKVAFTKIK from the coding sequence ATGCAAAAAAAGAAACGAATTTTACTAAAAATAGGTTCTAACACGCTTACCAAAGAAACAGATAATATTTCTAGAGGTAAAATTGAAGATATTGCAAGTCAGATTGCAAAATTACAAGATACTTGCGAGTTTATTATTGTGAGTTCTGGCGCTATTGCTGTTGCAAAACAGTTTGTAAAATTAGAAAGCAAGCAAGAGGAAGTTTTTGTAAAACAGGCTTTGGCTTCTATTGGTCAGCCACATTTAATTAGAATCTATCAAGAAATTTTTAGAGAATACGGTTTATTGAGTTCTCAATGCCTTCTCTCCTATTCAGATTTTGAAAAACAACAAAGTAAAACCAATATTGTAAACACTATTAATGTGTTAGTAAACAATAATTACATTCCTATTATTAACGAAAATGATACGGTTGCAACCGATGAAATTCAGTTTGGTGATAATGATAAACTAGCAGCTTTAACGGCTACTTTGTTACATGTAGATTTGCTAATTATTGCCACAAACACCAATGGAATTTACACCAAAGAGTCATTTAAAAACAACTCGCCAGAAACTATTTTGGTGGTTGAAGATTTTGATCATTTAAAAGATGAAGTTGTAAATTCTAAATCATCCCACGGAAGTGGCGGAATGGCTTCTAAAATTGAAGCTGCAGAACTTGCAAAAAACGCAAACATAGAAACTTGGATTGTAAACGGTTTAGAAGACGATTTTATTACCAATGCTTTTGATAATAAGGTTGCGTTTACAAAAATAAAATAA
- a CDS encoding M20 family metallo-hydrolase, with protein sequence MMIEKLTENAISLLKNLIETQSFSTEEHNTAKLIEGWFIENEIPFKRTKNNIWATNKHFDESKPTLLLNSHHDTVHPNSAYTKDPLKAIVEDGKLYGLGSNDAGGCLVSLIATFTNFYAQENLKYNLVIVASAEEENSGPDGLNSMLAIIPHIDVAIVGEPTLMNLAVAEKGLVVFDAVVEGTPSHAAHPNNNNSIYNTIEVLQWFKDFKFDKPSVALGDVKMTVTQISAGSQHNVVPAHVDLVVDVRVNDAYSNQEIATILQEKSPCTKITPRGLRLNSSSISTEHDLVKAGIAMGRETYGSPTLSDQACLTCQSLKLGPGDSTRSHSANEFIYLSEIEEGIKIYVELLNHVIV encoded by the coding sequence ATGATGATCGAAAAATTAACAGAAAACGCAATTTCTCTCTTAAAAAATCTGATTGAAACTCAATCTTTTTCTACAGAAGAGCACAATACAGCCAAACTTATAGAAGGATGGTTTATAGAAAATGAAATTCCGTTTAAAAGAACAAAAAATAATATTTGGGCAACCAACAAACATTTTGATGAAAGCAAACCTACTTTATTGCTAAACTCTCATCATGATACGGTTCATCCAAACTCTGCGTATACAAAAGATCCTTTAAAAGCGATTGTAGAAGATGGTAAATTATACGGTTTAGGTTCTAATGATGCCGGTGGATGCTTGGTTTCATTGATAGCAACTTTTACTAATTTTTACGCACAAGAAAACTTAAAATACAACTTGGTTATTGTAGCTTCTGCAGAAGAAGAAAACAGTGGACCAGATGGGTTGAATAGTATGTTAGCAATTATTCCGCATATTGATGTAGCAATTGTTGGCGAACCTACTCTAATGAATTTAGCGGTTGCAGAAAAAGGGTTGGTAGTTTTTGATGCCGTTGTAGAAGGAACTCCAAGTCATGCTGCACACCCAAATAACAACAACTCTATTTACAATACTATTGAAGTTTTACAGTGGTTTAAAGATTTTAAATTCGACAAACCTTCTGTTGCTTTAGGTGATGTAAAAATGACAGTTACTCAAATTTCTGCTGGTTCACAACACAATGTTGTGCCTGCGCATGTAGATTTAGTTGTGGATGTTCGTGTAAATGACGCATATTCTAATCAAGAAATTGCAACTATTTTACAAGAAAAATCTCCTTGTACAAAAATTACTCCAAGAGGTTTACGCTTAAACTCCTCTTCTATTTCTACAGAGCACGATTTAGTAAAAGCAGGTATTGCTATGGGAAGAGAAACTTATGGTTCTCCAACACTATCAGACCAAGCTTGTTTAACTTGCCAATCTTTAAAATTAGGCCCTGGAGATAGCACACGTTCTCATTCTGCTAACGAATTTATATATTTGTCTGAAATTGAAGAAGGAATTAAAATATATGTAGAATTGTTGAATCATGTAATAGTATAA
- a CDS encoding acetylornithine carbamoyltransferase: protein MTNYTSINDIDNINSWIEEAKEIKANPLKNIQLGKNKTLGLLFFNSSLRTRLSTQKAALNLGMDPIVMNVSGDAWGIEFGDGTVMNGNTAEHIKEAAAVVSQYCDIIAVRAFPTLTDKELDQSEHVLKSFVQFASVPIVSMESATGHPLQGLTDAITISENATKKKPKVVLSWAPHVKALPHAVGNSFVQAMQKMDVEFVIANPEGYNLNPEITKDTPIYHDQEEALKDADFVYTKNWSSYDDYGKVLKTDLDWMITKDKIGDAKFMHCLPVRRNVVVEDAVLDSDSSLVIEQANNRTYAAQLVLKKILENN from the coding sequence ATGACAAATTACACCTCCATTAACGACATTGACAACATCAATTCTTGGATTGAAGAAGCCAAAGAAATTAAAGCAAACCCTTTAAAAAACATCCAATTAGGAAAAAACAAAACATTAGGATTGTTATTCTTTAATTCTAGTTTACGTACACGTTTAAGCACTCAAAAAGCAGCATTAAACTTAGGTATGGATCCTATTGTGATGAATGTTTCTGGTGATGCTTGGGGAATTGAATTTGGAGATGGAACTGTAATGAATGGAAACACTGCAGAACATATTAAAGAAGCTGCTGCTGTAGTATCTCAATACTGCGATATTATTGCTGTTAGAGCTTTTCCTACGTTAACAGACAAAGAACTAGATCAATCAGAACACGTTTTAAAATCGTTTGTTCAATTTGCTTCTGTGCCAATTGTAAGTATGGAAAGTGCAACCGGTCATCCGTTACAAGGACTAACAGATGCTATTACTATTTCTGAAAACGCTACAAAAAAGAAACCAAAAGTAGTTTTAAGTTGGGCGCCACATGTAAAGGCTTTACCACATGCTGTTGGAAATAGTTTTGTACAGGCAATGCAAAAAATGGATGTTGAATTTGTAATTGCAAATCCGGAAGGATATAATTTGAATCCAGAAATTACAAAAGATACGCCTATTTATCACGATCAAGAAGAAGCCTTAAAAGATGCCGATTTTGTATATACTAAAAACTGGAGTTCTTATGACGATTACGGAAAAGTATTAAAAACAGATTTAGATTGGATGATTACCAAAGATAAAATTGGTGACGCTAAGTTTATGCACTGTTTGCCTGTAAGAAGAAATGTTGTGGTAGAAGATGCCGTTTTAGACTCAGACAGTTCATTAGTAATTGAACAAGCAAATAATAGAACATACGCTGCTCAATTGGTTTTAAAGAAGATATTAGAAAATAACTAA
- the mqo gene encoding malate dehydrogenase (quinone) codes for MPKISSVKHSEFVLIGGGIMSATLAILLFEKFPGKKITIIEKLPTIAQESSEAWNNAGTGHAGNCELNYTPEKKGVVDITKAINISEQFTETYNFWKDCAEKGYINNLSKCISEVPHLSFVRGKKDVTFLEKRYEVIKDNPQFKGMLFSKDKEQVKKWLPLMMEGRADKEEIAATFFEKGYDVNFGEIAEQIFRFLKKQDNVELLNHSNVNNIQKSKRGNWVVTIKGQNVVKSWMLASKYLFIGAGGGTLPLLEKANIKEARGYGGFPISGLWLRCTNPEIIEKHNAKAYGKAGRGAPPMSVPHMDSRMINGRKELLFGPFAGFTTRFLKHGSVFDLPRSVEFDNIMSLLGAGYQNLPLVKYLIKQVRLSFKDRMEELRAFYPEANNDDWKTVIAGQRVQIIKRNKKGFGKLEFGTEIIISEDKTIAALLGASPGASTSYSVMKEVFDKSFK; via the coding sequence ATGCCAAAAATTTCATCTGTAAAACATTCCGAATTTGTACTTATTGGAGGAGGTATCATGTCTGCAACATTAGCCATCTTACTTTTTGAAAAATTTCCTGGAAAGAAAATTACCATTATAGAAAAATTGCCTACAATAGCTCAAGAAAGTTCTGAAGCTTGGAATAATGCAGGTACTGGACACGCTGGAAACTGTGAACTGAACTATACGCCAGAAAAGAAAGGAGTTGTAGATATTACAAAAGCCATCAATATTTCTGAGCAATTTACAGAAACTTATAATTTTTGGAAAGACTGCGCTGAAAAAGGATATATCAATAATTTATCAAAATGTATCAGTGAAGTTCCGCATTTAAGTTTTGTTAGAGGTAAAAAAGACGTTACTTTTTTAGAAAAGCGCTATGAGGTTATAAAAGACAATCCTCAATTTAAAGGAATGCTTTTCTCTAAAGATAAAGAACAAGTAAAAAAATGGCTCCCTTTAATGATGGAAGGAAGAGCCGATAAAGAAGAAATTGCTGCTACCTTTTTTGAAAAAGGGTATGATGTTAACTTTGGTGAAATTGCAGAACAAATATTTCGTTTCTTAAAAAAACAAGACAACGTAGAATTATTAAATCATAGCAACGTTAACAACATACAAAAGTCTAAAAGAGGCAATTGGGTAGTAACAATAAAAGGGCAAAACGTTGTTAAAAGTTGGATGCTTGCCTCTAAATATCTTTTTATTGGAGCTGGTGGAGGTACATTGCCTTTATTAGAAAAAGCAAATATAAAAGAAGCAAGAGGTTATGGAGGTTTCCCTATAAGTGGTCTATGGTTACGTTGTACCAATCCAGAAATTATAGAAAAGCATAACGCAAAAGCATACGGTAAAGCAGGACGCGGTGCACCACCAATGTCTGTTCCTCATATGGATTCTAGAATGATTAACGGTAGAAAAGAATTGTTATTTGGTCCTTTTGCGGGCTTTACAACTAGATTCTTAAAACACGGTTCTGTGTTTGATTTACCAAGGTCTGTAGAGTTTGATAATATTATGAGTTTATTAGGTGCAGGTTATCAAAATTTACCACTTGTAAAATACTTAATAAAACAAGTAAGATTATCCTTTAAAGATAGAATGGAAGAATTAAGGGCTTTTTATCCTGAAGCAAATAATGACGATTGGAAAACTGTAATTGCTGGACAACGTGTTCAAATTATAAAAAGAAATAAAAAAGGGTTTGGTAAATTAGAATTTGGAACAGAAATAATAATTTCTGAAGATAAAACAATTGCTGCTCTTTTAGGCGCTTCACCAGGAGCATCTACTTCTTACTCTGTAATGAAAGAAGTGTTCGACAAAAGTTTTAAATAG
- a CDS encoding GDSL-type esterase/lipase family protein, with translation MFWFHPDLERLENQIQELEYDPKTIFYGSSTITLWKNLATTFKEHYPINLGFGGSTLAACTWYFDRIFKNIKHIDAIVIYAGDNDLGEGRHPEEVLLFLENLLLKIKTKYGNINCTCISIKPSIARNHLQESINYTNKNIQKLMSKDDNFHFINIYDALLDKKGKPNSKYFEEDGLHFNTKGYSLLEKTLQKNPKIFPQKILQKIY, from the coding sequence ATGTTTTGGTTTCACCCAGATTTAGAACGATTAGAAAATCAAATTCAAGAATTAGAATATGATCCAAAAACGATTTTTTACGGAAGTTCTACAATAACTTTATGGAAAAATTTAGCCACCACCTTTAAAGAACACTACCCAATAAATTTAGGGTTTGGAGGTTCTACACTAGCCGCATGTACGTGGTATTTTGATCGTATTTTTAAAAACATAAAACACATAGACGCTATTGTTATTTATGCTGGAGATAACGATTTAGGAGAAGGTAGACATCCGGAAGAAGTTCTTTTGTTTTTAGAAAACTTACTCCTTAAAATTAAAACAAAATACGGTAATATAAACTGTACTTGTATTTCTATAAAACCCAGTATTGCACGTAATCATTTACAAGAAAGCATCAATTATACAAATAAAAACATTCAAAAATTAATGTCTAAAGACGATAATTTTCATTTTATAAATATTTACGATGCATTGTTAGATAAAAAAGGAAAACCAAATAGCAAGTACTTTGAAGAAGACGGATTGCATTTTAATACTAAGGGCTACAGTTTATTAGAAAAAACACTTCAGAAAAATCCTAAAATTTTTCCTCAAAAAATACTCCAAAAAATATATTAA
- a CDS encoding metallophosphoesterase family protein, protein MKYLRIAILSLVVFFTSCDHPFEFSVYEANVKSSQKNTTEINLKLLENVTVNSNEFKFAFISDVHYFYDELATVIDDINKRDDILFVIFGGDIADQALLREYEIFHDIMAKLKKPYVTVIGNHDYNNNGGIIYKNMFGDYNYSFEFNNNKFVLFDDTVWESEKELDFDWLSSELKENTNFNQVFVIAHIPYYGDQFNDELAEKYKSIMIENNVPLSLHGHTHSFNYEEGDVSYLTAPAVKEKAYNIVTVKEKDFSVELIEL, encoded by the coding sequence ATGAAGTATTTAAGAATAGCAATACTAAGTCTCGTGGTGTTTTTCACATCTTGTGACCACCCTTTTGAATTTAGTGTTTATGAAGCCAATGTAAAATCTAGCCAAAAAAACACGACTGAAATAAATTTAAAATTATTAGAAAATGTAACCGTAAATTCTAATGAATTTAAGTTTGCGTTTATTTCAGATGTACATTATTTCTATGATGAACTTGCTACTGTAATTGATGATATAAATAAAAGAGATGATATTTTATTTGTCATTTTTGGAGGTGATATTGCAGATCAAGCCTTATTAAGAGAGTATGAGATTTTTCATGATATCATGGCAAAATTAAAGAAACCTTATGTAACGGTTATTGGTAACCATGATTATAATAATAATGGAGGTATCATTTATAAAAATATGTTTGGGGATTATAATTATTCTTTTGAATTTAATAATAACAAATTTGTTCTTTTTGATGATACTGTTTGGGAAAGTGAAAAGGAGTTAGATTTTGATTGGTTGTCATCAGAATTAAAAGAGAATACCAATTTTAATCAAGTATTTGTTATTGCTCATATTCCTTATTATGGAGATCAATTTAATGATGAATTAGCAGAGAAGTATAAATCTATAATGATAGAAAATAATGTGCCATTATCTTTACATGGGCATACACATAGTTTCAATTATGAAGAAGGAGATGTAAGTTATTTAACTGCACCAGCTGTTAAGGAGAAAGCTTACAATATAGTTACGGTTAAGGAAAAAGATTTTAGTGTAGAATTGATAGAATTATAA
- a CDS encoding alpha/beta hydrolase codes for MTISFNKLRAQSEVIPLWTTIPNNIETFEEQSIEQGDILKISKIKKPTLEIYAPSKRNATDKAILICPGGGYTTLAYDWEGTEIAKWFNSKGITAFVLKYRLPNSKSLKTPHKAPLQDTQRAIRWVRFNADKFGINPAKIGVIGFSAGGHLAATLGTQYNSKNNFKEEPLDSISARPDFMALIYPVITMKNNYTHIGSRNQLLGKKPTQALIEQYSNELQVTINTPPTFLVHASNDSTVPVENSLQFYKSLNDKKVKVEMHIYPYGGHGFSLAINQEGYLHTWLDRLDDWLKTI; via the coding sequence ATGACTATATCCTTTAATAAATTACGAGCACAAAGTGAAGTTATCCCACTTTGGACAACCATACCCAATAACATAGAAACCTTTGAAGAACAATCTATAGAACAGGGTGATATTCTTAAAATCTCTAAAATTAAAAAACCAACATTAGAAATTTATGCTCCATCAAAACGGAATGCAACAGACAAAGCCATTCTAATATGTCCTGGTGGAGGTTATACCACATTAGCCTATGACTGGGAAGGAACTGAAATTGCCAAATGGTTTAATAGTAAAGGAATTACAGCTTTTGTTCTAAAATACAGATTGCCTAATTCTAAATCTTTAAAAACACCCCATAAAGCACCTTTGCAAGATACTCAAAGAGCTATTAGATGGGTTCGTTTTAACGCTGATAAATTTGGAATTAATCCTGCAAAAATTGGAGTAATTGGTTTTTCTGCTGGCGGACATTTGGCTGCTACATTAGGAACTCAATATAATTCTAAAAATAACTTTAAGGAAGAACCTTTAGATTCTATCTCTGCAAGACCAGATTTTATGGCTTTAATTTATCCTGTAATTACTATGAAGAATAATTACACACACATAGGATCTCGAAATCAATTATTAGGTAAAAAACCTACACAAGCATTAATTGAACAATATTCTAATGAATTACAAGTTACAATAAATACACCTCCTACTTTTTTAGTACACGCTTCGAATGATAGTACAGTACCGGTAGAAAATAGTTTGCAATTTTATAAATCTTTAAATGATAAAAAGGTAAAAGTAGAAATGCATATTTACCCATATGGCGGACACGGATTTTCTTTAGCCATAAATCAAGAAGGATATCTACATACTTGGTTAGATCGATTAGATGACTGGTTGAAAACGATATAG
- the argB gene encoding acetylglutamate kinase, translating into MEKLSIIKIGGNIIEDETSLHAFLKLFSNLEGNKILVHGGGKRATHIASKLGIESKMVNGRRITDAETLEVITMVYGGLVNKNIVAKLQALQIDAIGLTGADINSIQSEKRPVKEVDFGFVGDVKKVASNSIDKLIKAKFTPVFCAITHDGNGQLLNTNADTIASTIAVGMSKIYETSIYYCFELNGVLKDFNDKNSVVKVINSKTYKELLADKIITDGMIPKIDNCFDALNNGVARVNIGNTSMLTKENDNFTTITL; encoded by the coding sequence ATGGAAAAACTATCAATCATAAAAATTGGAGGAAACATTATAGAAGATGAAACTTCTTTACATGCTTTTCTAAAATTATTTTCTAATTTAGAAGGGAATAAAATTTTAGTTCACGGAGGCGGAAAACGCGCTACTCATATTGCTTCTAAATTAGGTATCGAATCTAAAATGGTAAATGGTAGACGTATTACTGATGCAGAAACTTTAGAAGTAATTACCATGGTTTATGGTGGTTTGGTAAACAAGAATATAGTTGCTAAATTACAGGCTTTACAAATAGATGCTATTGGTTTAACAGGTGCAGATATTAACAGCATACAATCAGAAAAACGACCTGTAAAAGAAGTAGATTTTGGTTTTGTGGGTGATGTAAAAAAAGTAGCTTCTAATTCTATTGATAAATTAATAAAAGCAAAATTTACACCAGTATTTTGCGCTATTACGCACGATGGTAACGGTCAGTTACTAAATACAAATGCAGATACAATTGCAAGTACAATTGCAGTTGGAATGAGTAAGATCTACGAAACATCCATTTATTATTGTTTTGAATTGAATGGTGTTTTAAAAGATTTTAATGATAAAAATTCAGTAGTAAAAGTGATCAATTCTAAAACATATAAAGAATTGTTAGCTGATAAAATTATTACTGACGGAATGATTCCTAAAATAGACAATTGCTTCGATGCTTTAAACAACGGAGTAGCAAGAGTAAACATCGGGAATACTTCTATGTTGACAAAAGAAAACGATAATTTTACAACCATTACCTTATAA
- the argH gene encoding argininosuccinate lyase: MKLWDKGFSIDQQIEKFTVGNDREIDMHIAKYDVQASLAHAIMLESIGIISADELKDLKRGLNELAADIENGTFVIEASFEDVHSKIEWELTNKLGEVGKKIHTARSRNDQVLVALQLYYKENLSVINDKTKTLFDTLLGLAETHKQSLLPGYTHLQVAMPSSFGLWFSAYAELLIDDVYMLNAVSKVVDQNPLGSAAGYGSSFPIDRELTTKELKFATLKYNVVAAQLGRGKSERSIASALGGLCNTMSRFAMDVCLYMSQNFNFITFPDELTTGSSIMPHKKNPDVFELIRGKCNKIQALHTEMVMITNNLPTGYHRDFQLLKENIINAFEDVKDILDIFNYSIQQVIVKDIDLNDEKYQYLFTVDSINNLVVEGMSFREAYQKIGGQVQEGTYKPDLGKQHSHVGSIHNLSLDKIAEKYPKQ, from the coding sequence ATGAAGTTGTGGGATAAAGGATTTTCAATAGATCAACAAATAGAAAAGTTTACAGTAGGTAATGATAGAGAGATTGATATGCATATTGCAAAATATGATGTTCAGGCTTCTTTAGCTCACGCCATAATGTTAGAGTCTATTGGTATTATCAGTGCTGATGAATTAAAAGACTTAAAAAGAGGATTAAACGAATTAGCGGCTGATATTGAAAACGGAACTTTTGTTATTGAAGCATCATTTGAAGATGTACATTCTAAAATTGAATGGGAATTAACAAACAAATTAGGTGAAGTTGGTAAGAAAATTCATACTGCTCGCTCTAGAAACGATCAGGTTTTAGTAGCACTTCAATTATATTACAAAGAAAATTTATCAGTTATAAATGATAAAACAAAAACACTTTTTGATACACTTTTAGGTTTAGCAGAAACGCATAAACAAAGCCTTTTACCAGGTTATACGCATTTACAAGTGGCAATGCCATCATCTTTTGGGTTGTGGTTTTCTGCATACGCAGAATTGTTAATTGACGATGTATATATGTTAAATGCTGTTTCTAAAGTTGTAGATCAAAATCCTTTAGGTTCTGCTGCAGGTTACGGAAGTTCATTCCCTATAGACAGAGAATTAACAACTAAAGAATTAAAATTTGCAACCTTAAAATACAATGTAGTTGCTGCACAATTAGGTAGAGGAAAAAGCGAACGTTCTATAGCTTCTGCTTTAGGTGGTTTATGTAACACTATGTCTCGCTTTGCAATGGATGTTTGTTTGTATATGAGTCAAAATTTTAATTTTATTACTTTTCCTGATGAATTAACAACAGGAAGTAGCATTATGCCACACAAGAAAAACCCAGATGTTTTTGAATTAATTCGTGGAAAATGTAATAAAATACAGGCTTTACACACAGAAATGGTAATGATCACCAATAATTTACCAACGGGTTATCACAGAGATTTTCAATTATTAAAAGAAAATATCATCAATGCTTTTGAAGACGTAAAAGATATTTTAGACATCTTTAACTACTCTATTCAGCAAGTAATTGTTAAAGATATCGATTTAAATGATGAAAAATATCAATACTTATTTACGGTTGATAGTATTAATAATTTAGTGGTAGAAGGCATGTCTTTTAGAGAAGCTTATCAAAAAATTGGAGGACAAGTACAAGAAGGTACTTACAAGCCAGATTTAGGAAAGCAACATTCTCATGTTGGAAGTATTCATAATTTATCTTTGGATAAAATTGCCGAAAAATATCCTAAACAATAA